A genomic segment from Actinoplanes sichuanensis encodes:
- a CDS encoding RNA-binding protein — MPAPTRTDGALRPALEHLVKGIVDNPDDVRVRLVDSRRGKRLEVRVHPEDLGTVIGRGGRTAKALRQVIGSIGGRGIRVDIVDAY, encoded by the coding sequence GTGCCGGCGCCGACGCGAACTGACGGGGCGCTCCGGCCCGCGCTGGAGCACCTCGTCAAGGGCATCGTCGACAACCCGGACGACGTCCGGGTTCGTCTGGTCGACTCGCGTCGCGGCAAGCGGCTCGAGGTCCGCGTGCACCCGGAGGACCTGGGAACGGTCATCGGGCGCGGTGGGCGTACGGCCAAGGCCCTGCGTCAGGTGATCGGCTCGATCGGCGGTCGTGGCATCCGGGTCGACATCGTCGACGCGTACTGA
- the rimM gene encoding ribosome maturation factor RimM (Essential for efficient processing of 16S rRNA), whose protein sequence is MLVVGQIGKPHGIRGEVSVVVRTDEPEERFTAGSVFITEVPRDRRVSAGPAAVPASGARFEVPQQLVLESIRWHQGRGIAVFEGIHDRNVAEALKGVFLQVDSADVAPPEDPEEFHDHQLIGLRVESVDGTEHGTVQRIEHAPASDLIVLAKKGGGTALIPFVTAIVPTVDVRGGRIVVDLPEGLLDL, encoded by the coding sequence CTGCTCGTCGTCGGCCAGATCGGTAAACCGCACGGCATCCGGGGCGAGGTCTCGGTGGTCGTGCGGACCGACGAGCCCGAGGAACGCTTCACCGCCGGGTCGGTGTTCATCACGGAGGTCCCCCGGGACCGCCGGGTGAGCGCCGGCCCGGCGGCCGTTCCCGCTTCCGGTGCTCGTTTCGAAGTTCCCCAGCAACTGGTCCTCGAGTCGATCCGCTGGCATCAGGGCCGCGGTATCGCCGTCTTCGAGGGCATCCACGACCGCAACGTGGCCGAGGCGCTGAAAGGCGTCTTCCTCCAGGTGGACAGCGCCGATGTGGCGCCGCCGGAGGACCCGGAGGAGTTCCACGACCACCAGCTGATCGGGCTGCGCGTGGAGTCCGTGGACGGGACCGAGCACGGCACTGTGCAGCGGATCGAGCACGCACCCGCGTCCGATCTGATCGTGCTCGCCAAGAAGGGCGGCGGGACGGCTCTGATCCCGTTCGTCACGGCGATCGTCCCGACTGTGGACGTGCGCGGTGGCCGGATCGTCGTCGACCTCCCGGAAGGCCTCCTGGATCTGTGA
- the trmD gene encoding tRNA (guanosine(37)-N1)-methyltransferase TrmD — protein MKVDIISIFPDYFAPLDLSLIGKARTTGTLDLTVHDLRKWTYDVHRTVDDSPYGGGPGMVMRPEPWGEALDAVAPPGAALVVPSPVGKPFTQADAHRLAGLDHLVFACGRYEGIDQRVIDDAADRMPVHEVSLGDYVLFGGEVAVIVIMEAVTRLLPGVLGNADSLTEESHAAGLLEAPVYTKPQSWRGREVPDVLRSGDHGRIARWRREQSLLRTADRRPDMYAAYPPESLDKKDRKALAEAGLQLPGSGVAK, from the coding sequence GTGAAGGTCGACATCATCTCGATCTTCCCGGATTACTTCGCGCCCCTTGATCTCTCGCTGATCGGTAAGGCGCGGACCACCGGGACCCTCGATCTGACCGTGCACGATCTGCGTAAGTGGACCTACGACGTGCACCGGACCGTGGACGACAGCCCGTATGGGGGCGGCCCCGGCATGGTGATGCGACCCGAACCCTGGGGCGAGGCGCTGGATGCCGTCGCGCCACCGGGGGCGGCTCTGGTCGTACCGTCGCCGGTCGGGAAACCCTTCACCCAGGCCGACGCCCACCGGCTCGCCGGCCTGGACCACCTGGTCTTCGCCTGTGGCCGCTACGAGGGCATCGACCAGCGGGTGATCGACGACGCCGCGGACCGGATGCCGGTACACGAGGTGTCGCTCGGCGACTACGTGCTCTTCGGCGGTGAGGTCGCGGTCATCGTGATCATGGAGGCGGTCACCCGGCTCCTGCCCGGTGTGCTCGGCAACGCCGACTCGCTCACCGAGGAGTCACACGCGGCCGGTCTGCTGGAGGCCCCGGTCTACACCAAGCCGCAGTCCTGGCGCGGCCGTGAGGTGCCGGACGTGCTGCGTTCCGGCGACCACGGCCGGATCGCCCGCTGGCGGCGCGAGCAGAGCCTGCTGCGCACCGCCGACCGTCGTCCCGACATGTATGCGGCGTATCCGCCGGAGTCCCTCGACAAGAAGGATCGCAAGGCGCTCGCCGAGGCCGGATTACAGCTCCCGGGTTCCGGTGTGGCAAAGTAA
- the rplS gene encoding 50S ribosomal protein L19, with protein MNTLDALDAQSRRTDIPDFRAGDTLKVHARVVEGNRSRVQVFQGVVIARHGSGLRETFKIRKISFGVGVERTYPFNSPAIDRIEVITRGDVRRAKLYYLRELRGKKAKIKELREKQTV; from the coding sequence ATGAACACGCTGGACGCTCTTGACGCCCAGTCGCGGCGCACCGACATTCCGGACTTCCGTGCCGGTGACACGCTCAAGGTGCACGCCCGGGTCGTCGAAGGTAACCGGTCCCGTGTCCAGGTCTTCCAGGGCGTCGTGATCGCCCGCCACGGCTCCGGCCTGCGGGAGACCTTCAAGATCCGCAAGATCAGCTTCGGCGTCGGTGTCGAGCGGACCTACCCGTTCAACAGCCCGGCGATCGACCGGATCGAGGTCATCACTCGTGGTGACGTCCGTCGCGCCAAGCTCTACTACCTGCGTGAGCTGCGCGGCAAGAAGGCGAAGATCAAGGAGCTGCGGGAGAAGCAGACCGTCTGA
- the lepB gene encoding signal peptidase I, which yields MRSVDPMEGYRPARRRRGVVRKEMPLWQELPLLLVVAFCLAVLIRTFLVQAFYIPSGSMENTLLIKDRVLVNKVVYDMRDPLRGEIVVFRGTDDWAPEVTEEVSNTFLAKLGRTVGDLVGVSRPGERDFIKRVIGLPGDKVACCDSGGRITVNGVGIDEAYIAEGFNSDLSQPPIAGQCTSRRFNEVTVPEGQMFVMGDHRSVSQDARCQGPVPIENVIGRAFVVVWPSERFTSLDVPDVWKQFAEQYPSAAAPHQVPVREEEPLVATNVFPLLLGVVLSARSGMSLRTRRRRLRA from the coding sequence ATGCGAAGCGTGGATCCGATGGAAGGCTATCGGCCGGCACGACGCCGGCGCGGCGTGGTACGGAAGGAGATGCCTCTCTGGCAGGAACTTCCGTTGCTACTGGTCGTGGCGTTCTGTCTGGCGGTGCTGATCCGGACCTTCCTGGTCCAGGCGTTCTACATCCCCTCGGGGTCGATGGAGAACACCCTGTTGATCAAGGACCGGGTGCTGGTCAACAAGGTCGTCTACGACATGCGTGACCCGTTGCGCGGCGAGATCGTGGTGTTCCGCGGGACCGACGACTGGGCACCCGAGGTGACCGAGGAGGTCAGCAACACCTTCCTCGCCAAGCTCGGCCGGACGGTCGGCGACCTGGTCGGCGTCAGTCGCCCCGGGGAGCGTGACTTCATCAAACGGGTGATCGGGCTTCCGGGTGACAAGGTCGCCTGCTGTGACTCCGGCGGGCGGATCACCGTCAACGGGGTGGGCATCGATGAGGCGTACATCGCCGAGGGCTTCAACTCCGATCTGAGTCAGCCGCCGATCGCCGGTCAGTGCACCAGCCGGCGGTTCAACGAGGTGACCGTCCCCGAGGGGCAGATGTTCGTGATGGGTGACCACCGTTCGGTCTCCCAGGACGCCCGTTGCCAGGGGCCGGTGCCCATCGAGAACGTGATCGGCCGGGCCTTCGTGGTCGTCTGGCCCAGTGAGCGGTTCACCAGCCTCGACGTGCCGGATGTCTGGAAGCAGTTCGCCGAGCAGTACCCGTCGGCGGCCGCGCCGCATCAGGTCCCGGTCCGGGAGGAGGAGCCGCTTGTCGCCACAAACGTGTTCCCCCTTCTGTTGGGTGTGGTTTTATCCGCGCGTTCCGGCATGTCGTTACGGACGAGACGACGTAGGCTCCGAGCGTGA
- the lepB gene encoding signal peptidase I — MIDEQTEKRQGSFWRELPILLGVAILVAVLVRAFVLQTFYIPSPSMQHTLELWDRVLVNKLVYDFREPRRGEIIVFKAPAVWQSGTEGEDFIKRVIGQPGDKVECCDPQHRLMINGTSLDEPYVYVESDGTRNQVASRNFTITVPTGRLWVMGDHREASGDSLQHYNDSSATDEAGKINEATVPIDSVVGRAFTIFWPVNRATWLSVPDEFEVIPDAGQ, encoded by the coding sequence GTGATTGACGAGCAGACCGAAAAGCGCCAGGGCTCCTTCTGGCGTGAGCTTCCGATCCTGTTGGGCGTGGCGATCCTGGTCGCGGTCCTGGTGCGCGCCTTCGTGCTGCAGACGTTCTACATCCCGTCGCCCTCGATGCAGCACACCCTCGAGTTGTGGGACAGGGTGCTGGTCAACAAGCTCGTCTACGACTTCCGCGAGCCGCGACGGGGCGAGATCATCGTCTTCAAGGCCCCGGCGGTGTGGCAGTCCGGCACCGAGGGTGAGGACTTCATCAAGCGGGTCATCGGTCAGCCGGGCGACAAGGTCGAGTGCTGCGACCCGCAGCACCGCCTGATGATCAACGGGACGTCCCTCGACGAGCCGTATGTCTACGTCGAGTCCGACGGCACCCGCAACCAGGTCGCCAGCCGTAACTTCACCATCACCGTCCCGACCGGGCGGCTCTGGGTGATGGGTGACCACCGGGAGGCGTCGGGTGACTCGCTCCAGCACTACAACGACAGCAGCGCCACCGACGAGGCCGGCAAGATCAACGAGGCGACGGTGCCGATCGACTCGGTCGTCGGTCGGGCGTTCACGATCTTCTGGCCGGTCAACCGGGCGACGTGGCTCTCCGTTCCGGACGAGTTCGAAGTCATCCCCGACGCGGGCCAGTAA
- a CDS encoding NUDIX hydrolase, with protein sequence MTEVIDRRAGRVLLVDLAGRVLLLHGGDPARPGLRWWFTPGGGLDAGETTVDAACRELFEETGLRATPDRLGDPVRHEVAEFSYDGRQYRQEQDFFLLRVPDWQVDTAGMDEEERLTITEHRWWSAAEIEASQEEIFPRDLADLLRGLTVDAVTEDA encoded by the coding sequence GTGACCGAGGTGATTGACCGCCGCGCCGGCCGGGTCCTGCTGGTCGATCTGGCCGGGCGGGTGCTGCTCCTGCACGGCGGCGACCCGGCTCGGCCCGGGCTGCGCTGGTGGTTCACGCCGGGCGGTGGGCTGGACGCGGGTGAGACGACCGTCGACGCCGCCTGCCGCGAGCTGTTCGAGGAGACCGGGCTGCGAGCGACACCTGACCGGCTGGGCGACCCGGTCCGGCACGAGGTGGCCGAGTTCTCGTACGACGGCCGGCAATATCGGCAGGAGCAGGATTTCTTCCTGCTCCGAGTGCCCGACTGGCAGGTCGATACGGCCGGGATGGATGAGGAGGAGCGCCTCACCATCACCGAGCACCGCTGGTGGTCGGCCGCCGAGATCGAGGCCAGCCAGGAGGAGATCTTCCCGCGCGACCTGGCCGACCTGCTGCGCGGCCTGACCGTCGACGCCGTCACCGAGGACGCCTGA
- a CDS encoding ribonuclease HII, with translation MLAPPRTVVRREAGLYALEQALQRRGFRHVAGADEAGRGACAGPLVAAAAILPEGKRGEIPGLADSKLLTAAARERVYEQVVAKALAWSVMIIPPTEVDARGLHVCNLAAMRRALASLDVRPEYVLTDGFPVDGLGVPGLAVWKGDRVAACVAAASVLAKVTRDRLMVELDEKFPDYGFAVHKGYITEEHSTALTTHGPCSEHRFSYVNVAAASGRGNRPPRARRPAEPPPALFDVSVTQPLLIPEAAEGTVGVASSEQPQPSPSVGEDSAMEGETR, from the coding sequence ATGCTCGCCCCGCCGCGCACCGTCGTTCGCCGTGAGGCCGGGCTCTACGCCCTGGAGCAGGCGCTGCAGCGCCGCGGCTTCCGGCATGTGGCAGGCGCCGACGAGGCCGGTCGTGGCGCGTGCGCCGGCCCGCTGGTGGCGGCCGCCGCGATCCTGCCCGAGGGCAAACGCGGCGAGATCCCCGGCCTGGCCGACTCGAAACTGCTGACCGCCGCCGCCCGGGAACGGGTTTACGAGCAGGTCGTCGCCAAGGCCCTCGCGTGGTCCGTGATGATCATCCCGCCGACCGAGGTCGACGCCCGCGGCCTGCACGTCTGCAACCTCGCCGCGATGCGCCGGGCGCTGGCCTCGCTCGACGTCCGCCCGGAGTATGTGCTGACCGACGGCTTCCCGGTCGACGGCCTCGGCGTGCCGGGCCTCGCCGTCTGGAAGGGCGACCGGGTCGCCGCCTGCGTCGCCGCCGCCAGTGTCCTGGCCAAGGTCACCCGGGACCGGCTGATGGTCGAGCTCGACGAGAAGTTCCCGGACTACGGTTTCGCGGTGCACAAGGGTTACATCACCGAGGAGCACAGCACCGCGCTGACCACTCACGGACCCTGCTCCGAGCACCGATTCTCGTATGTGAACGTCGCCGCGGCATCCGGCCGCGGCAACCGGCCCCCGCGGGCGCGCCGCCCGGCCGAGCCGCCACCCGCGCTGTTCGACGTATCCGTTACCCAGCCGCTGCTGATTCCAGAGGCTGCTGAGGGTACCGTCGGCGTGGCGTCGAGCGAGCAGCCTCAGCCGTCGCCGTCGGTGGGGGAAGATAGTGCCATGGAGGGCGAGACACGATGA
- a CDS encoding DUF2469 domain-containing protein, producing MSAEDLEKYETEMELQLYREYRDIVRQFSYVVETERRFYLANQVDLHVRNSDGEVYFEVEMHDAWVWDMYRPARFVKNVRVMTFKDVNVEELEKPDISLPDEPGFGG from the coding sequence ATGAGCGCAGAGGATCTCGAGAAGTACGAGACCGAGATGGAGCTGCAGCTCTACCGGGAGTACCGCGACATCGTCCGCCAGTTCTCCTACGTGGTGGAGACCGAGCGCCGGTTCTACCTGGCCAACCAGGTCGACCTGCACGTGCGCAACTCCGACGGCGAGGTGTATTTCGAGGTCGAGATGCACGACGCCTGGGTGTGGGACATGTATCGCCCGGCTCGGTTCGTGAAGAACGTGCGGGTGATGACGTTCAAGGACGTCAACGTCGAGGAGCTGGAGAAGCCGGACATCTCGTTGCCGGACGAGCCAGGTTTCGGCGGCTGA
- a CDS encoding M23 family metallopeptidase encodes MPVLATVLLLLPTFWAVPSYQWPVSPPAVLRRFDPPPEPWQAGHRGVDLGVAEGAPVRAAGGGAVVYAGVLAGRGVVSILHAGGLRTTYEPVVAAVRAGDLVAAGDLIGSVAAGHPGCPQAACLHWGLRRGDVYLDPLALLGFGRVRLLPLDPR; translated from the coding sequence ATGCCTGTTCTCGCCACTGTCCTGCTTCTGCTGCCTACGTTCTGGGCCGTGCCGTCCTATCAGTGGCCGGTGTCGCCGCCGGCTGTGCTCCGGCGGTTCGATCCGCCGCCTGAGCCGTGGCAGGCCGGTCATCGTGGCGTCGACCTGGGCGTGGCCGAGGGGGCGCCGGTTCGGGCCGCCGGTGGTGGCGCTGTGGTCTATGCGGGGGTGCTGGCCGGGCGGGGTGTCGTCAGCATCCTTCATGCGGGCGGGCTGCGTACCACGTACGAGCCGGTGGTCGCGGCCGTCCGGGCCGGTGACCTGGTCGCCGCCGGTGATCTGATCGGGTCGGTCGCGGCCGGACATCCCGGTTGCCCGCAGGCCGCCTGCCTGCACTGGGGGCTCCGGCGCGGTGACGTCTACCTCGATCCGCTGGCGTTACTCGGCTTCGGCCGGGTGCGCCTGCTGCCCCTCGATCCTCGCTGA
- a CDS encoding aminotransferase class V-fold PLP-dependent enzyme → MSAPAGAPPQPIPGARLLFSLDPSVSYLNHGSFGALPISVQRAQQRLRDEMESNPLRFFAVGLEDRVVHSRRHLAAFLGADPDGSALIQNTTAAVSMILQSVRLGPADEVLLTDHSYGAVTMAVRGRCRRAGASARTVAVPLGLPAREVVARIRAALRPGRTRLLVVDQLASATAALFPVREIAAAAREHDIPVLVDAAHVPGMLPVDVSAIGADFWVGNLHKWGWAPRGTALMNVAPAWRRRIEPLVVSWAHDEGYPNAVESQGTIDYTPWLAAPAGVFTLRTLGPEAVRQHNEALVAYGQRVVGEALGLAPADLPHPGGPGVAMRVVPLPAGLATTAPEAQALRQHIADKLATEVAVNAWGGRGLLRLSGQVYNRPEEYDVFADRLPGFLAEYQR, encoded by the coding sequence ATGAGCGCCCCGGCCGGAGCACCACCGCAACCGATCCCCGGGGCTCGGCTCCTGTTCTCGCTCGATCCGTCGGTGTCCTATCTGAACCACGGCTCGTTCGGCGCGCTCCCGATCAGCGTGCAACGTGCCCAGCAGCGCCTGCGGGACGAGATGGAGTCCAATCCGCTGCGCTTCTTCGCCGTCGGCCTGGAGGACCGGGTCGTCCACAGCCGACGTCATCTGGCGGCGTTCCTGGGCGCGGACCCGGACGGCAGCGCGCTGATCCAGAACACGACGGCCGCGGTGTCGATGATCCTCCAGTCGGTGCGGCTCGGCCCGGCCGACGAGGTGCTGTTGACCGACCATTCGTACGGCGCGGTCACGATGGCGGTCCGCGGCCGTTGCCGCCGGGCGGGGGCCAGCGCGCGGACGGTGGCGGTGCCGCTCGGCCTGCCGGCACGGGAGGTGGTGGCCCGGATCCGGGCCGCGCTGCGACCCGGCCGCACCAGGTTGCTGGTCGTCGACCAACTGGCGTCGGCGACGGCGGCCCTCTTTCCGGTACGCGAGATCGCCGCCGCCGCCCGCGAGCACGACATCCCGGTGCTGGTGGACGCCGCGCACGTGCCGGGCATGCTGCCTGTCGACGTGTCCGCGATCGGCGCCGACTTCTGGGTGGGAAACCTGCACAAGTGGGGCTGGGCACCCCGTGGCACGGCTCTGATGAACGTGGCTCCGGCCTGGCGTCGCCGCATCGAGCCACTGGTCGTGTCGTGGGCCCATGACGAGGGTTACCCGAACGCCGTCGAGTCGCAGGGCACCATCGACTACACGCCGTGGCTGGCGGCCCCGGCCGGGGTCTTCACGCTGCGGACGCTCGGGCCGGAAGCCGTCCGGCAGCACAACGAGGCGCTTGTCGCGTACGGCCAGAGGGTTGTCGGTGAGGCCCTCGGCCTCGCGCCCGCCGACCTGCCGCACCCCGGCGGACCTGGGGTGGCGATGCGTGTGGTGCCGCTGCCCGCCGGGCTGGCGACGACCGCCCCTGAGGCTCAGGCACTGCGGCAGCACATCGCCGACAAGCTGGCCACCGAGGTCGCGGTGAACGCGTGGGGCGGCCGTGGCCTGTTGCGACTGAGCGGTCAGGTCTACAACCGCCCGGAGGAGTATGACGTGTTCGCCGACCGCCTGCCCGGTTTCCTCGCCGAATACCAGCGCTGA
- a CDS encoding tyrosine recombinase XerC yields the protein MRIRELHERLPMPLRAAVDDFGRHLAVVEGRSEHTVRAYVGDVVSLLDHAAAEGRGSVGDLDITVLRGWLAARMGTGAARSSQARRAAAARAFTGWAHRTGLSADDPGAQLASPRAHRGLPTVLRADQAASLMTPAHPPASIAQTDESPPAPGPGRDVTGTGTGDEDSRTEDGDGLAIRDRAVLELLYATGIRVGELCALDRADVDHARQVVRVFGKGAKERAVPFGHPARRALDAWLRLGRPGLVNRSSRDALFLGVKGGRLQPTVVRRIVADAARAAGLPHTSPHDLRHSAATHLLDGGADLRAVQELLGHSSLASTQIYTHVSTERLRAAFNQAHPRA from the coding sequence ATGCGGATACGGGAACTGCACGAGCGACTGCCGATGCCCCTGCGTGCGGCGGTGGACGACTTCGGCCGGCACCTCGCGGTGGTGGAGGGACGTTCCGAGCACACCGTCCGGGCGTACGTCGGGGATGTGGTCTCGCTTCTCGATCATGCGGCGGCCGAGGGCCGGGGATCGGTCGGCGATCTGGACATCACGGTTCTCCGTGGGTGGCTCGCGGCTCGGATGGGTACCGGCGCGGCGCGGTCCTCACAGGCCCGGCGAGCGGCTGCGGCACGGGCCTTCACCGGCTGGGCCCACCGGACCGGGCTCTCGGCCGATGATCCGGGTGCCCAACTGGCCAGCCCACGGGCTCATCGCGGCCTACCCACGGTCCTGCGAGCCGACCAGGCGGCCAGCCTGATGACCCCGGCCCACCCGCCCGCATCGATCGCGCAAACCGACGAATCACCCCCGGCGCCCGGCCCAGGACGAGACGTGACCGGAACCGGAACCGGCGATGAGGACAGCCGCACCGAGGACGGGGACGGACTTGCGATTCGGGATCGCGCCGTTCTCGAGCTGCTCTATGCGACCGGAATCCGGGTCGGGGAGCTCTGTGCACTGGATCGGGCCGATGTCGATCACGCGCGGCAGGTGGTCCGGGTGTTCGGGAAGGGCGCCAAGGAACGGGCCGTTCCCTTCGGGCATCCGGCACGGCGGGCGCTCGACGCCTGGCTGCGCCTCGGCCGCCCGGGGCTGGTCAACCGGTCCAGCCGGGACGCGCTTTTCCTCGGGGTGAAGGGCGGCCGCCTGCAACCGACCGTGGTGCGCCGGATCGTCGCCGACGCCGCCCGGGCCGCCGGCCTGCCGCACACCAGCCCGCATGACCTGCGGCACTCGGCGGCCACACATCTGCTGGACGGCGGCGCCGATCTGCGGGCGGTGCAGGAGCTGCTCGGGCACAGTTCGCTGGCGAGCACTCAGATCTACACACATGTGTCGACCGAGCGGCTGCGTGCGGCCTTCAATCAGGCGCATCCACGGGCCTGA
- a CDS encoding pyridoxamine 5'-phosphate oxidase family protein, translating into MARWEEIEKDAPEFAARVRALFEAGTNKTIATLRRDGSPRISASEAQFTDGDLTFGSMPGAMKLRDLLRDPRIAMHSPTLEPPADNPSAGPGDAKLSGRAVVVPPPPDTPHVDATFFRLDIDEVALTYVGTPADHLVIESWHKDRGHTRRTRT; encoded by the coding sequence ATGGCACGCTGGGAGGAAATCGAGAAGGACGCCCCGGAGTTCGCGGCCCGCGTGCGGGCTCTCTTCGAAGCGGGCACCAACAAGACCATCGCCACACTGCGGCGCGACGGCTCACCCCGGATCTCCGCGTCCGAGGCCCAGTTCACCGACGGCGACCTGACGTTCGGCTCGATGCCGGGTGCGATGAAGCTGCGAGACCTGCTCCGAGACCCACGCATCGCGATGCACAGCCCCACGCTGGAGCCCCCAGCCGACAACCCGTCGGCCGGTCCGGGCGACGCCAAGCTCTCCGGCCGGGCCGTGGTGGTCCCACCCCCACCGGACACCCCACACGTCGACGCCACCTTCTTCCGTCTGGACATCGACGAGGTGGCCCTGACCTACGTGGGCACCCCGGCCGACCACTTGGTGATCGAGTCCTGGCACAAGGACCGAGGCCACACCCGCCGCACCCGAACCTGA
- a CDS encoding DNA-binding protein, whose translation MGAHEIRIRLGGVSRQRAYQITSRADFPKPVADLAQGKVWLVEDVEAWMKVHRRDLDESED comes from the coding sequence ATGGGCGCGCACGAGATCCGCATCCGTCTGGGCGGAGTAAGCCGACAGCGGGCGTACCAGATCACCAGCCGTGCCGACTTTCCGAAGCCGGTGGCCGACCTTGCGCAGGGCAAGGTATGGCTGGTGGAGGACGTCGAAGCGTGGATGAAGGTGCACCGCCGAGACCTGGACGAGTCCGAGGACTGA
- a CDS encoding DNA-processing protein DprA, with protein sequence MSVLPSGGETAPGGGPEDRAARVALTWLAEPGNRAVWTLVEQAGAPATLEQLLSGDIPDKRLRIAVAARAAAGDARRMAEIAIRRADRLGARLVVPSDEEWPRRIIDLATLQLDSSGRINSDTRPPLGFWVRGEWALGETLERSVAIVGARAATNYGLHVTGELASGITRMGWTVLSGGAFGVDAAAHRGALAAGGRTVAVLACGIDRPYPAGNAALFDRIADSGLLVSEWPIGAEPLRHRFLIRNRVIAAATAGTVVVEAAARSGAAQTMSRVLALHRPAMVVPGPVTSAMSVGCHEILRNNPYARVVTNAAEVLEEVGRIGEYLAETPRGPERRHDHLDEETALVLEALPPNGSATPEELAAAARLSLRTVLRRLSLLEIAGLVVRTRDGVALAPAPGRNRRDAD encoded by the coding sequence GTGAGCGTCCTGCCGTCCGGCGGCGAGACAGCCCCGGGCGGTGGGCCGGAGGATCGGGCGGCGCGCGTCGCGCTCACCTGGCTGGCCGAACCCGGGAACCGGGCCGTCTGGACGCTTGTCGAGCAGGCCGGGGCGCCGGCCACCCTGGAGCAGCTACTCAGTGGGGACATTCCGGACAAGCGACTCCGGATCGCCGTCGCCGCCCGTGCGGCCGCCGGTGACGCCCGGCGGATGGCGGAGATCGCGATCCGTCGGGCCGACCGGCTCGGCGCCCGTCTGGTGGTGCCCTCCGACGAGGAGTGGCCGCGACGGATCATCGACCTGGCGACCCTGCAACTGGACAGCAGCGGCCGAATCAACAGCGACACGCGGCCGCCGCTCGGGTTCTGGGTGCGCGGGGAGTGGGCGCTCGGCGAGACGTTGGAACGGTCGGTCGCGATCGTCGGGGCACGGGCCGCCACGAACTACGGCCTTCACGTCACGGGAGAACTGGCGTCGGGGATCACCCGGATGGGGTGGACGGTGCTGTCCGGCGGGGCCTTCGGGGTCGACGCGGCGGCCCATCGTGGGGCATTGGCCGCCGGTGGCCGTACCGTGGCCGTCCTCGCCTGCGGAATCGACCGGCCCTACCCGGCCGGGAACGCCGCGCTGTTCGACCGGATCGCCGACTCCGGCCTGCTGGTCAGCGAATGGCCGATCGGCGCCGAACCGCTGCGGCACCGGTTCCTCATCCGGAACCGGGTCATCGCGGCCGCCACCGCGGGCACGGTCGTCGTCGAGGCAGCCGCACGCAGCGGCGCCGCCCAGACGATGAGCCGTGTCCTGGCGCTGCACCGGCCGGCCATGGTCGTTCCCGGACCGGTGACATCGGCGATGTCGGTCGGATGCCACGAGATCCTGCGGAACAATCCATACGCACGGGTGGTCACCAACGCCGCCGAGGTGCTCGAGGAGGTCGGCCGGATCGGCGAATACCTCGCCGAGACGCCCCGCGGACCGGAACGCCGCCACGATCACCTCGACGAGGAGACCGCGCTGGTTCTGGAGGCTCTGCCACCGAACGGTTCGGCCACCCCGGAGGAGCTCGCGGCCGCGGCCCGGCTGAGCCTGCGCACGGTGCTACGCCGGCTGTCTCTTCTCGAGATCGCGGGACTTGTCGTACGTACCCGTGATGGTGTCGCCCTGGCCCCCGCGCCGGGCCGGAACCGGCGCGATGCCGACTGA